From the Actinomycetota bacterium genome, the window CTGCGGGAGTTGTGGACGCTGGTGCCCGAGGACCTCGAACTCATTAGCAAGGCACGCGGCGACCACAATCGGCTGGCGCTGGCCCTGTTGCTGACCTGCGCGCGGGGTGAGCGTCGGCTGATCTCTGATGTCGCCACCTTGCCGGCGGTCGTGGTGGGGTTCGTGGCCGCCCAGGTTGGTGTCGATCCTAGGGCGCTTGCCGACTAC encodes:
- a CDS encoding DUF4158 domain-containing protein; amino-acid sequence: MDGGAQDRGGVAGRQVVLAGSPAFRRRKWSSVRTGDGWDEQRLRELWTLVPEDLELISKARGDHNRLALALLLTCARGERRLISDVATLPAVVVGFVAAQVGVDPRALADY